A genomic segment from Actinoplanes sichuanensis encodes:
- a CDS encoding PspC domain-containing protein, whose translation MTSPLRTRSFSRPRHNRRIAGVCAGLAQRFGMSPGTVRLLFVVSCLLPGPQFLIYLILWALMPSE comes from the coding sequence GTGACCAGCCCCCTCAGGACCCGCTCGTTCTCCCGCCCGCGCCACAACCGCCGGATCGCCGGTGTCTGCGCCGGCTTGGCCCAGCGTTTCGGGATGAGCCCCGGGACGGTGCGACTCCTGTTCGTCGTCTCGTGTCTGCTGCCCGGCCCGCAGTTCCTGATCTACCTGATCCTCTGGGCCCTGATGCCTAGCGAGTAA
- a CDS encoding DUF4230 domain-containing protein, which translates to MAESPTPDHPTSEYPAVPDRQAAVETSPEPPTSQLPAATDRPEPAPRPSGFARLLIFVGFVFALIVASCLGLRAMNVLPTFDNPFAEETTDRSQPVLLQSMRDLQRYVAADGTFQVIVDLQENRDNIPDFLINRRTLFVGSGTVETYVDFSGLSGDALKIDEEKKTIELTLPAPQQSTAALDMERSYVVAEERGLFNRIGDAFRDDPSKQQQVYQLAQQRITEAARASELDERARENTQRMLESLFARLGYTTVTVSFASP; encoded by the coding sequence ATGGCCGAATCGCCCACCCCCGATCACCCCACCAGCGAGTACCCGGCCGTGCCCGATCGGCAGGCCGCTGTGGAGACCAGCCCCGAGCCTCCCACCAGCCAACTTCCGGCGGCCACCGACCGACCGGAGCCCGCACCCCGCCCGAGCGGTTTCGCGCGGCTGCTGATCTTCGTCGGTTTCGTCTTCGCGCTGATCGTCGCCTCCTGCCTCGGTCTGCGTGCGATGAACGTGTTGCCCACGTTCGACAACCCGTTCGCTGAGGAGACGACCGACCGCAGCCAGCCGGTCCTGCTCCAGTCCATGCGCGATCTTCAGCGTTACGTGGCGGCCGACGGCACGTTCCAGGTGATCGTCGACCTTCAGGAAAACCGTGACAACATCCCCGACTTCCTGATCAACCGACGGACGCTGTTCGTCGGCTCGGGCACCGTCGAGACCTACGTGGACTTCAGCGGCCTCTCCGGCGACGCGCTGAAGATCGACGAAGAGAAGAAGACGATCGAGCTGACACTGCCCGCCCCGCAGCAGTCGACCGCCGCGCTCGATATGGAGCGCAGCTACGTGGTGGCCGAGGAGCGCGGCCTGTTCAACCGGATCGGCGACGCGTTCCGCGACGATCCGAGCAAACAGCAGCAGGTCTACCAGCTGGCCCAGCAGCGGATCACCGAGGCGGCCCGAGCCAGCGAGCTGGACGAACGAGCCCGGGAGAATACTCAGCGAATGTTGGAGAGCCTTTTCGCCAGGCTCGGCTACACGACAGTGACGGTGTCCTTCGCCAGCCCATGA
- a CDS encoding type II toxin-antitoxin system VapB family antitoxin, which yields MIFKAVRDGAPYPDHQTTLKEWAEIPPRPIRLADLITTKRELALDKLLAEDSTFYGDLFPHVVEYQGHLYLEDGLHRALRAALQQRNQIHARVLVVED from the coding sequence GTGATCTTCAAAGCGGTCCGGGACGGAGCCCCGTACCCCGATCACCAGACCACGCTCAAGGAGTGGGCGGAGATTCCGCCGCGCCCGATCCGGCTCGCTGACCTGATCACCACCAAGCGTGAGCTCGCACTCGACAAGCTGCTCGCGGAGGACTCCACGTTCTACGGTGACCTGTTTCCGCACGTCGTGGAGTATCAGGGGCATCTCTACCTGGAGGATGGGCTGCACCGGGCGTTGCGGGCGGCCCTGCAGCAGCGTAACCAGATCCACGCGCGGGTCCTGGTCGTCGAGGACTGA